The Desulfobulbus propionicus DSM 2032 DNA segment AGCTGCGTTTCTCCGACAACGATACCCTGGGCGCCTTGATGACCAACATGATCGGCGCCGACATGTTCATCATCCTCACCGATGTCGACAGTCTCTACACCGGCAATCCCTCCGTGGATCCCGATGCCCGGCCGATCTACACCGTGGCCAGCATCACCCGCGACATCGAACGGATGGCCGGTCAGTCCACCAGTTTGGTCGGTACCGGTGGCATGATGGCCAAGATCCGCGCCGCCAAGATGGTGGCCGCCTGCGGCAGCTGCTCGTTCATCGGGCCGGGGCGCCATCCGGACATTCTTCGCGCACTGTTCAGCGGCGAGTTGGTCGGCACCTTTTTCCTGCCCGGCAAGGGCAAGATCAACCGGCGCAAGCACTGGATCGCCTACGTGCTCAAACCGCAGGGATTTCTCGTGGTCGACGACGGTGCCCGCCGGGCCCTGGTGGAGCAGGGCAAGAGCCTATTGCCCTCCGGGGTGACCGAGGTTCGGGGCAGTTTCGCCATCGGCGCGCCGGTGCAGTGTCTGGACCGGAGCGGGGCGGTGATCGCCGCCGGCCTGAGCAATTACGCCAGCATCGACATCGAACGGATCAAGGGCAAAAAAACACGGGAGATCGAGGCAATCCTTGGTGGCAAGGACAGCGACGAGATCATCCATCGCGACAACCTGGTGATCATGGGTCGGGAGGGCGGGCAGTAAAGCCGCTTTACAAGGAGGGCGCTTCGCGTCATAGTGGACCGCATCGACCGAAGCATGCACAGTGTAGTCCGCCGCAATCCGGCGGTTTCAGAGAACAAAAAGGAGAACAGCAATGGATCGCACCCAGATTGAGGCTACCGTTCTGGACATGGTGAACAAGGCCAAGGCCGCCGCCCGGGTCATCGGCGCCATGCCGGCGGCGTTGAAGAACACCATTCTCCTCGAGGTGGGCGAGGCCCTGATCGCCCAGCAGGCGTTCATCCTGGCTGAAAACGCCAAGGACATGGCCGCTGCCGAGCAAAAAGGGATTTCCGCCGCCATGCTCAATCGTCTGCAGATCAGCGAAAAGGGGATCAAGGACATGGTCCAGGGGCTGCGCGAAGTGGCCGCCCTGGAGGACCCGGTGGGCGAGGTCAGCGAGATGCGCCGCCGTCCCAGCGGCATCACCGTGGGCCGCATGCGGGTGCCGCTCGGCGTGATCCTGATGATCTACGAGTCCCGCCCCAACGTGACCATCGATTCGGCGGCCCTGTGCCTCAAGGCCGGCAACGCGGTCATTCTCCGCGGCGGTTCCGAGGCCATCAACTCCAACCTGGCCCTGGCCAAGGTGCTGCAGGAGGTTCTGGCCAAGCACGCGGTCGATCCGGCCATCGTCCAGGTGTTGTCCTTCACCGACCGGGAAGGCATCGACTGCCTGCTGCAGCAGGAAGAATACATCGACCTGGTCATCCCGCGCGGCGGCGAAGGGCTGATCCGGGCGGTGACCGAGAAGTCGCGCATCCCGGTGCTCAAGCACTACAAGGGGGTCTGCCACTGTTTTGTCGATGAGGATGCCGACCAGGAAATGGCCATCCGCGTCATCCTCAATGCCAAGGTGCAGCGGCCCGGCGTGTGCAACGCCCTGGAGGGCCTGTTGGTCCACCGCGAGATCGCGAACGAGTTCCTGCCCAAGGTGGCGACGGCGCTCAAGGAGGCAGGGGTGCGTATCCTCGGCTGCCACCGCAGCTGCCTGCTCTGCGACGAGATGATTGAACCGGCCGGCGAGAGCGACTGGGGCACCGAATTTCTCGATCTGGCCCTGGTGGTCAGGGTGGTGGCCGACCTCGACGAGGCCATGGACTACATCGACCGCTACGGTTCCAAACATACCGAAATCATTCTCACCCGTTCCTATGAGCGTAGCCAGCGGTTCCTGCGTGAGGTGGACGCCTCGGCGGTGATGGTCAACGCCTCGACCCGTTTCAACGACGGCGGCCAGTTCGGCCTGGGTGCGGAGATCGGCATCTCCACCACCAAGTTGCACGCCTATGGCCCCATGGGCCTCAAGGAGTTGACCACGCGCAAGTTCATCGTCTACGGTGCGGGCGAGACCCGCGCCTGAAGGTGGGCGTGTCCTCAGTGGGTCGAACCGTCGGCCTGTTCGGCGGCACCTTCGATCCGGTCCACCAAGGGCATTTGGACTTGGCCTGCCACGTCCTTGAACGGTGCGGTCTCGATAACCTGCTGTTCATTCCGGCACCCCGGCCGCCGCACAAGGGACGGCCGTCTGCATCCTTTGCCCATCGGGTGGCCATGCTCGAGGCGGCCTTGGTCGATTGCCCCGATGGCGGACGGATGCGTTGCTCGGCCATCGAGGCGGAATTGCCCGAACCGTCCTACACCATCCACACGGTGGAGGCCCTGATTCGGCGGCAGCCGGATTGCCGTTATGCGCTGGTGATCGGTGCCGACTCCTTGTTCGACCTGCCCCACTGGTACCGGGCCGCCGAGCTGCTGGCCCTGATCGACCTGATCGTGGTCAGGCGGGATCGAATCGAGCCCACGGCCATTGGGACGACGCTCGCCACTCTGGATTCCTCCTTCCAGGGTGACGAGCATCACCACCGCTGGCGCAACAGCACCGGGCGGACGGTGACCTATCTCGACGATATCGAACTGCCGGTGTCCTCCTCATCGATCCGCGAGGACTTGGCCCTTGGCCGGGAGCCGGCCATGCTGCCGTCGGCGGTGTTGGCCTACATCAAAACCCATCACCTGTACGGCTGGCGGAACAGCGCATGAACTATATCGCCGATCTCCATGTCCATTCCCATTACTCGCGGGCGACGAGCAAGGCCAGCAACCTGTACGGTCTGGCCGCCTGGGCCGCGGTCAAGGGGATTGGCGTGGTGGGGACCGGTGATTTCACCCACCCGGGCTGGTTTGCCCATCTGCACGACTGCCTTGAACCGGCCGAGCCCGGTTTCTTTCGTTTGAAACCCGAACCGGGCCGCGACTGGAGCCAGTGGCTGCCACCGGGACTCCGGCCGGCGACCGCGCCCGAGTCCACCCGTTTTGTCCTCAGCGCCGAGATCAGTTCGATTTACAAACGGGGCGACAAGGTGCGCAAGGTGCACAATCTGCTGTACGCGCCGGATTTCGATGCGGTGCGGCGGCTCAATGCCACCTTGGTCACCCTGGGCAACATCAGCTCCGACGGTCGTCCCATCCTCGGGCTGGATGCCCGCGATCTGCTGGAGATACTGCTTGAGAAGGCGCCCGAGGGTTTCCTGGTCCCGGCCCATATCTGGACCCCCTGGTTTTCCCTGTTCGGTTCGAAGTCGGGCTTTGACCGCATCGAGGATTGTTTCGGCGATCTCAGCGACCACATCTTTGCCTTGGAGACCGGTCTTTCCTCCGATCCGGAAATGAACCGGCTGATTTCTCGCCTGGACCGGTTCACCCTCATCTCCAACTCCGATTGCCATTCGCCGGCCAAGCTGGGCCGCGAGGCCAATCTCTTTGCCACTGACTTCGACTACTTTTCCCTGCGCCAGGCTTTGCGCGCACCGCTAAACGCGGCCGGTGAGCACGTTTTTCGCGCCACGGTCGAATTTTATCCGGAAGAGGGGAAATATCACTGCGACGGTCACCGCAAATGTCAGGTCTGTCAAGAACCCCCGGAAACCCGGAAGACTGGAGGGCGCTGCCCGCGCTGCGGCAAGCCGCTGACCATCGGCGTACTCCATCGGGTGATGGAGTTGGCCGACCGCAGCGAACCGGTGTTTCCCATCGGCAGCCCCGGGGTCCACAGTCTGATCCCGCTGCAGGAAATCGTGGCGGAGCTGCTCGACTGTGGCCCGGCGACCAAGAAGGCGGTGGATGGCTATGCGCGACTGATCAACCTGTTTGGTTCGGAGTTCGGACTGCTGCTGGACACGCCGATCGACGAGATCAGGGCCAAGGGGTCTGCCCTCCTGGCCGAGGCGATCGAACGGGTGCGGACCAACCATGTCATCCGCACGCCCGGCTATGACGGAGAGTTCGGCGTCATTCGCGTTTTTTCCGAGGGGGAGCGCGCCCGTCTGAGCGGCCAGGCCAGTCTGTTCGGCACGGTGGCGGCGGCTTCCCGACACACGCACAAAAGAACCCGGTTGGAGACGACGACCGTCACGACGACCACGGTTGCCTCGCCGCCCGCCTCCCTCAATGTTGAGCAACAGCGGGCGGTGGACAGCGAAGCGCCGCTGATTCTGGTTCAAGCCGGACCCGGTACCGGCAAGACCCACACCCTGGTCAGCCGGGTGCGGCGGACAGCTGGCCGCTCAACGCGGCCCTGCACGGTGATCACCTTCACCAACAAGGCGGCGGCTGAGGTGCGCGAGCGGTTGGGGGAGACGGCGCACACCGGCGCCGGCATCACCGTGGCCACCTTTCATGGCTACTGCCTCAGCCAGCTGCGCCGCTTCCAGCCCGAACTGCGGGTGATCGGGCCCGAAGAACGGGCTCTTGTTCTCGAAGAACTGCATCCCCAATGGAGCGCACGGCAACGGGATGCCCTGGCGGCGGCGATCACCCTCGGCTGCCGTCAGGCGCGTTCGCCGTCAGACCCCGATCAGCAGCGTTATTTTCAATGGCTGGCCGAGCGGTCCTTGATCGACCTCGACGCCTTGGTGCCCCGCACCGTAGCCTTGCTTCGCGGCGGAGGCAACGAGGCCGAGTCCGTGCGAGCCGCCACCGGCCATCTGTTTGTCGACGAGTTCCAGGATGTCAACGAGGCCCAGTACGCACTTGTCACCCTGCTGGCCCAGACGGCCACCGTTTTCGCCATCGGCGACCCCGATCAGGCCATCTACGGTTTTCGCGGTGCCGATCCCCGCTGGTTTCACGCCTTTATCGAGGATGTTCATCCGGAATGTCACCAGCTGGTGTGCAACTACCGCAGCGGCGCGATGATTGTCCGCGCCGCCGAACAGCTGATCAGCCACAATCCCCATCCCGTGCCGCAGGCGCCGATGCAACCCTGCGGCACCGCACCAGGAACGATCCATCTGCAGCGTTGCGCCAACCCCGATCAGGAGGCCATCTTCATCGCCGACCAGATCGAATTGCAGGTGGGCGGCACCTCGCACCGCAGCCTGGAACGGTTCGATCATGCGGAAAACTCCGCCTCTTCCCTGCGGGACATCGGCGTTCTTTACCGCACCTCGCGCCAGGCCGAAGCCCTTGCCACGACGCTCAGCAGACGGGGGCTTCCCTTTCAGCTGGTCGAGATCGAGGCCTATTATACCAAAGGGAACTGCCGCCTGCTCTATCTGTGGATGCTGCTGCTCGCCGGATTGGCCGAATCCTGCCATCTCTTGGAGCTGCTGGGCCAAGAGCAGGGCCTGGGGGAACAAGGGATGAAGGTCGTCCGGACCCAGCTTGGCCGATCCCTTCTTCAGGATAAGCAACGGGGAGGCGTGCTCGACAGCCTCGTCCTCGACGGAACCGCTGGCGCAGCCCTTGCCCGTTTTCGTGCGTTCCATGGCCAACTGGTGGGCCACGACGGGGAACGCTCCCTGGACAGCATCCTAACGGCCCTGATGGAGCGCTACCAGCTCGATCCCCGGGCATCCGACCTAGTGCGCCTGCGAGAGACAGCCCTCACCTTTGGTCGCTCATTTGCGGCCTTTGCCGCCCACCTCCAGCGCTTCAGTGATTCCGTGCTTTACGACCCCCGGGTCGAGGCGGTGACCTTGTCCACCCTCCATGCGGCCAAAGGGCTCGAGTTCCCGGTGGTGTTCATGGCCGGAGTCGAGGATGGCCTGCTGCCGCTGGCGCCGCGCCGGGAACTGGTTGCCGAGGCCCTGCAGGCGCATGTTCAGGAGGAGCGCCGTTTGTGCTATGTCGGCATCACCCGGGCCAGGTCCACCCTCTACCTCACCTGGTGCGGGTCGCGATCCCTCTATGGCGGTCGGGCGGAGGACCGTCAGCCTTCCCCCTTGCTGGCCGAACTGCCAGCCGACGTCTTCACCCCGCCACCGACAATGCAGCCTGCGACCAAACGCAGGCCTGCACACCGGCAACTTTCGCTATTTTCTTGAGCCATGGACCAGCACTCCTCCTCCCTGCAGACGCGTATCGCCGAACTTGAGGCCGAGGTGCAGCGGCTGGAGCGGGAAAACAGGAAACTACGCAAAAAGGCCCGCCAGGCCGACTCGGCCAATCAGGCCAAGTCGGATTTCCTTGCCATGATCAGTCACGAGATACGCACGCCGATGAACGGGGTTATCGGTATCAGCGAGCTGCTGCTCGATACCGATCTACAACCGAGGCAAAAGCATTTTGCGCACCTCATCCGCACCTCGGCCACCAGCCTGCTGACCCTGATCAACAACCTGCTCGACTTTAGCAAGATCGAAGCCGATAAGATGGTCTTGGAAAGCGAGCCCTTTGATTTGCGGGCTTTGCTCGAACAGCTCCTTTCCCTCTATCGGGTAACCGGCAAAAGCAAGGGGCTGCGGGTTAACGCCGAAATCGATCCCTCCTTGTCCCGGCAGTACGTGGGCGATGCCCACCGATTGCGCCAAGTACTGGTCAATCTGCTCGGCAACGCGGTCAAATTCACCGAGCAGGGGGCCATCCTCCTGCGGGTGCGCAAGGAACGAGCAGGGGAAACAGCCGAGCTGCTCCGTTTCGAGGTGGAGGATTCGGGCGTGGGCATTGCCGAGGGTTCCATGGACAAGCTCTTTCAACCCTTTTCCCAGGTCGACAGCTCCTCCACCCGACGGTACGGCGGTACTGGCCTGGGGCTGTCCATCTGTGCCAGATTGATCAAGCTGATGGAGGGCGAATTTGGTGCCCGCTCCGAATACGGCAAGGGCTCGACCTTCTGGTTCTCGCTGCCTCTGAGGGTGGCGCGACAGGCTGCAGAGATCGAAGGCGCGCCTGTGGACAGCGGTCAGCCGCCCACCGCTGTCGCCGAGGTCGAATCGTCGCCGGCTTGCGAGGGAGGCGACCTGCGGCTGTTGCTGGTCGACGACGAGGAAACCAACCGGATCGTCATGGCGGAAACCTTTCGTCCCACCGGCGTGGAGGTGGTCGTCGCCGCCAACGGGCAAGAGGCCATCGAGCTGTGCCGGGACAACAGGTTCAACCTGATCTTCATGGATTGCCAGATGCCGGTCGTCGATGGATTTGCCGCGACTAGAACCATCTTGCAGGAGGCGGAACGCAAACACCGACAGGCACCGCCGGTCATTGCCCTTACCGCCGACGTCACCGCTGCCGCCAAGAAACGGTGCCAGGAGGTCGGCATGGTCGATTACCTGGCTAAACCTATTGATTTCAGACAATTGCAGGTGGTGCTCTCCCACTGGCTTCCGGAGCTGCGCATGTCGGTGGTGCCCAGGTCGCTGGCCGGAACAGCGGAGGTCGCGGGCGTTGACACGCCAAGGGAAAGCGACGGTTCCGCAGTGGTCAACACCGCCGTGCTGGGGCGATTGCGCGAGAATGTCGGCAATCTCGCGCCGGTGATCGGTGTCTTTCTTCGCGCCCTGGACCGACGTGTCGCCGAGTTGGACCAGGCCGTGCAGGCTAGGGACGCCCAGGCCATCAACAAGGTCGCCCATACCATGAAAGGCAGCAGCAGCCAGTTCGGGGCCGAGGAACTGGCCAATCTGTGCCTGCTGGCGGAAAACATGGGCAAGAGCGGCAATATCCAACAAGTTGACCGTATCCATCAGCAGATCGTCGAGTCGGCGGCCAGGGTGAAACAATTTTTCAGTCAACCGCTTGATTAATTTTTAGATCATCCTACAATGATTGAGGATGCGTTCATTGAACACAATATCTTCCATGGGGATGAATAGGTTATGACGGTCTCCCTCTTGTCGGGTGCCACGCCGGTCATTCTGATTGTCGATGATGACGAGGTGATCCGCATGCTCATGCGCCAGTTTCTGGAGGCCGAGGGCTATGCGGTGGTCGAGGCGGAGGACGGCCGTGCGGCGCTGGAAAAAGTGGCGGAACAGTCGTTTGATCTGGTGATCCTCGACATTGCCATGCCGGGCATCGATGGCCCCAGCGTGTGCGAGCACATCCGGTCGTCGATGACGGATCCGCCACCGGTGCTCATGATAACGGCCCTGGACGACGAAAAAAGCATCGAACGGTCGTATGGGGCCGGGGCGGTCGACTACATTCGCAAGCCGCTGCGATGGGCGGTGTTGAAAAATCGTATCCGCTACATCCTGGGTTCCCATCGGGCCAAGCAGGAATTGGAACTGCTGTCGCGCAACTACGAAATGATCCTTGATGCCGCCGCCAACGGCATTTGCGGCGTCGACGACCGGGGCGCGATCAGTTACATCAACCCCGCCGCCCTGAAAATGCTGGGCTACACCAACGACGAGGTCAGAGGGGAAAAGTGTTCGGAGATTTTCAAGATATCCCTGCCCGGCAGCGATGATTTTTCCGAGGCCTGCTGCCCCTATCTGACGCAGCCCGACCAGCGATCGACCGTCTGTTACGACGAGGCCAGGATGCTGCGCAAGGACGGTACCAGTTTCCCGGTGGACTTTCGTTCAACCCCGATCCGCCAGGGACAGCGGTTGGTCGGCGGGGTGCTGGTTTTCCAGGATGTCACCGAGCGGCAGGAAGCGGCGGAGTTGATCCGCTACATGGCCAACCACGATCCGCTGACCAATCTGCCCAACCGCAACTACTTCCGCAGACGATTGCCGCAGGCTGTTTCCCTGGCCAAGCGCTACGGCCGCATTCTCTGCCTGTTGTTCATCGACCTCGACCGGTTCAAGCCGATCAACGACCAGTTCGGCCATGGGGTCGGTGACATCGTGCTGATGCAGGTGGGGGAACGGTTGCGCAGCGTGCTGCGAACCTCGGATTCAGTCTGCCGGCTGGGAGGCGACGAGTTCGTCATCCTGCTGGAGAGTACCGATACCCTGGAGGGCGCCACCCGGGTGGCGCAGAAGGTGATCGATTCGCTCAACGAGCCGATCGAGGCGGGCGATCATATTTGCTTCATTGGCGCCAGCATCGGTATCTCGGTTTTTCCCAACGACTGCAGCGACGCCGAAACCATGCTTCGCCACGCCGATATCGCCATGTACGAGGCCAAGAAAAAAGGCCGTAACTGCTGGCAGTTGTACGCGCCCCTCACATCCCCTGGGCAATCGTCCTGATAATATCCGATTTGCCGATCACCCCCACCAACGTGCCCTCGGCCATCACCGGCAGGGTGTGCATCTTTTTTTCCGCCATCAGGGTGGCCAATTCCTCCAGGTCGGTTTCCGGACCGACGCTGATCAGGGGAGTTGAACAGATATCGCCCACCCTGGTACCGGCCATCTTCCTCAGTTCCTCTTTCATCCGATCCGGCGGTTCAAGAAAGACAAAGGCGTCGAGAATGGCGAAGGCTGTCGGCAAATGGACCTTTTTGTTCTGAAAAATCAGATCGCTTTCGGTGACCACGCCGATCACCTTGCCTGCCTCGTCGACTACCGGGGCGCCGCTGATCTTGTGGGACAACAGCAGGGCCGCCAGTTCGCGCACACTGGTTCGGGCGTTGACCGTGATCACCTCGCGGGTCATGATGTCTTGTGCTTTCAACATGGTCTCTCCTTGGTGGAAGGTGGAATGAAGGTGCCGATGATTTTTGGCAGCAGCTGCGCCACCTCGGAGGCGGCATAGCCGTAGGGGTGTTCGGCGGCCAGGCGATCGGCGGCCAGACCGTGGAGATAGACCCCGAGGCAGGCAGCCTGCCAGGGATCGTAGCCTTGGACCAACAAGCCGCCAATGATGCCGGCGAGCACGTCTCCCATGCCGCCGGTGCCCATGCCCGGATTGCCGGAGGTGTTGATCGCCCATTCACCGCTGCCTGCCGCAATCACCGTGCCTGCACCCTTGAGCACGGTGACGACCGGCGGCCCCGCCGTGCCGATGATCTCGTTGAGCCGCCGAGCGGCGGCGAGGCGGTCGGTCTGGACCTCGCCGATGGTGCAGCCGAGCAGGCGGGCCATCTCGCCCGGATGGGGGGTGAGGATGCGTGGCCCGGCCGGTTGGCCGAGCATTTCCGGATGGGCAGCGAGGATGTTGAGGGCATCGGCGTCGATCACCTGCGCACAGCTGTTTTGCGTGTACAGCCGGAGGATCAGTTGCGCCGTGGTCTCCTCGGTTCCGATGCCCGGGCCAACAACCATGCCGTCCTTGCCTTGGACGGCGGATTCGATGAGGCCATGGTCCTCGACGGAGAACCGTCCCCGGGAAGCGGGCAAAGGCAGGGACATTGATTCGGCAATGGCGGTTTCAAAGATGGGGTTGAGATCCCCGGGTACGGCAAAGGTGACCAAGCCGGTACCGCTGCGCAGCGCCCCCTGACCGCAGAGCAGGGCGGCGCCGGTCTTGCCGAGGGAACCGGCAAGAATGAGCAGGTGGCCGTTTGCACCCTTGTGCGCCGCAGTGGCCCGGTGGCGCAGCAGGCTACCCAGATCGTGGTCCAGCAGCGCCCCCTCCAGTTTCATTTGCGCCACCACCTTGGGGGGAATGCCGATATCGACCCGCTCCAGACGGCCGACGCAAGGACCGCCATGGTGGGCATGGCCGGGTTTGGGCAGGCCGTAGGTGACGGTCAGGTCGGCCTGGACTGCCGCCCCGTGGATGGCGCCGGTGTCGCTGTCCAACCCCGAGGGAATATCGACGCTGACCACCGGCAGCCGATGCCGCTCATGGAGGATGTTGATGCAATTGATCACGTCAAGAAACGGCCCACTGACCTCGCGGGTCAGGCCGGTGCCGAAGAGAGCATCCACCAGGGAGTGCATCGGATGGATGCGGTTGAGCGTCAGCACCGTGTCGATCAGAGTCAGCATCTTCTCCGAATAATCGAGAATCTGGAAGGGCAAGTGCAACCGCTTGAGGATCGCGAAGTTGAGCGCCGCGTCCCTCTGGAGCTGTTCCGGATCGAGGATGAAAAAGACAAAGGGAAAGGCGCCCAGACCGTGTACCGTGCGGGCAATGACCAGGCCATCGCCGCCGTTGTTGCCGGGACCGGCAAAAATGCACACGGTTTTTCCCTTGACCGGCCCAAGGAACCCTTCCATCAGGTCAACCGTTCCCCGGCCGGCGTTTTCCATCAGCACCATGCCGGGAATACCTATCTCTTCAATGGTCCGTCGGTCAAGTTCGCGCATCTGCGCGGCAAGAGCCAGTTGCATGAACGATACACTCCTTTCAAGGGGTTCGAGGGGACTGCAATGGGGCTCCGTCGTTTCGGGTGGAAAATAGCCCGTTTCTCCTATCACTATAGAATGATGAGCGGATCAGGGCAACCATCCAAGAGGGGGGACGGAAAATCGCCAGCATGGTTGAAAGGCACCCGCACAGACCGAAGAGTGTTCGCATGGGTCAATCCGTGGAAGTCTGTTTTTTTCTCAGTGATTCTTCACAGAACTCGCAGGCTATGAAACCAGCTGCCTTGGCCTGCTCCACGTCCTTGAAGGCCATCCGGCACTGCGGGCAGTCATAGTCCGTGCAATCCGGTAGGTGAAAGAGGCCAGTGGTACTGTCGGCATGGATCGGCAGCTGGTCGACCGAGTCCTTGGTTGCTGCCGGCCGCTCCTTGGTCCCCCGCATACGGTGCAGCATCGACTGTCCCACGGCAGCGACCCGCTGACAGGCGGTTTTGAGAAAGCGGTCGTAAAGGGCGAGCACAAAGAGCTGGACCTGTTCCGGCACCAGGGGCCGTTCCCGGTTCACCCGCCAGAAAATGACAACGGTGAGGACGGAAAAGAGGATGTTGGGCAGCCACATGCCCAGCACCAGGGGCAGGGTGCCCTCCTCGCTCATCACCCGGGCGGTGGTGAAGGCGATGTAATAGAGGACAAAGACGACCAG contains these protein-coding regions:
- a CDS encoding bifunctional ADP-dependent NAD(P)H-hydrate dehydratase/NAD(P)H-hydrate epimerase, whose translation is MQLALAAQMRELDRRTIEEIGIPGMVLMENAGRGTVDLMEGFLGPVKGKTVCIFAGPGNNGGDGLVIARTVHGLGAFPFVFFILDPEQLQRDAALNFAILKRLHLPFQILDYSEKMLTLIDTVLTLNRIHPMHSLVDALFGTGLTREVSGPFLDVINCINILHERHRLPVVSVDIPSGLDSDTGAIHGAAVQADLTVTYGLPKPGHAHHGGPCVGRLERVDIGIPPKVVAQMKLEGALLDHDLGSLLRHRATAAHKGANGHLLILAGSLGKTGAALLCGQGALRSGTGLVTFAVPGDLNPIFETAIAESMSLPLPASRGRFSVEDHGLIESAVQGKDGMVVGPGIGTEETTAQLILRLYTQNSCAQVIDADALNILAAHPEMLGQPAGPRILTPHPGEMARLLGCTIGEVQTDRLAAARRLNEIIGTAGPPVVTVLKGAGTVIAAGSGEWAINTSGNPGMGTGGMGDVLAGIIGGLLVQGYDPWQAACLGVYLHGLAADRLAAEHPYGYAASEVAQLLPKIIGTFIPPSTKERPC